One Mycolicibacterium fortuitum subsp. fortuitum genomic window carries:
- a CDS encoding MCE family protein, translating to MIVFLVTVLTLTWMQFRGSFEEKTQLTVLSGRAGLSMDPGSKVTFNGVPIGRLASIDVVTVDDNPEAKLILDIKPQYLKLIPENVTAELRATTVFGNKYISFLSPSNPSPERISPSTPIRAQGVTTEFNSLFETITAISEQIDPIKLNQTLTATAQALDGLGDKFGQSIVNGNDILSDLNPRMPQIRRDISGLADLGEVYADAGPDLFDGLTNAVSTARTLNDQRGNLDQALVAAVGFGNTGGDIFERGGPYLVRGAQDLLPVSEMLDRNSPALACSVRNYAEAAPKFAAQTRNGYALELHDFLIGVGNPYVYPDNLPRVNAKGGPEGRPGCWQPVTKDLWPAPYLVMDTGASIAPYNHLEVGQPLVSEYVWGRQVGENTINP from the coding sequence ATGATCGTCTTTCTGGTTACGGTGCTGACGTTGACGTGGATGCAGTTCCGCGGGTCGTTCGAGGAGAAGACGCAGCTGACCGTGTTGTCGGGTCGGGCGGGTCTGTCGATGGATCCGGGTTCGAAGGTCACCTTCAACGGGGTGCCCATCGGGCGCCTGGCCTCGATCGATGTGGTCACGGTGGATGACAACCCGGAAGCCAAGCTGATCCTGGACATCAAGCCTCAGTACCTGAAGCTGATCCCGGAGAATGTGACTGCTGAGCTGCGGGCGACCACGGTGTTCGGCAACAAGTACATCTCGTTCCTGTCGCCGTCCAACCCGTCCCCGGAGCGGATTTCTCCTTCGACGCCGATCCGGGCGCAGGGGGTGACGACGGAGTTCAACTCCCTGTTCGAGACCATCACCGCGATCTCCGAGCAGATCGACCCGATCAAGCTGAACCAGACGCTGACCGCGACGGCGCAGGCGCTCGACGGGCTGGGTGACAAGTTCGGTCAGTCGATCGTCAACGGCAACGACATCTTGTCCGACCTGAACCCGCGGATGCCTCAGATCCGCCGCGACATCTCGGGACTGGCTGATCTGGGCGAGGTCTATGCCGATGCGGGTCCGGATCTGTTCGACGGTTTGACCAACGCGGTGAGCACGGCGCGCACGCTCAACGATCAGCGCGGCAATCTGGATCAGGCGCTGGTGGCCGCGGTCGGATTCGGCAACACCGGCGGTGACATCTTCGAGCGCGGCGGGCCCTACCTGGTCCGCGGCGCCCAGGACCTGCTACCGGTCAGCGAGATGCTCGATCGCAACAGTCCGGCGTTGGCATGCTCAGTTCGCAACTATGCAGAGGCCGCGCCGAAGTTCGCCGCCCAGACCCGCAACGGTTACGCGCTCGAGCTGCACGACTTTCTGATCGGCGTCGGCAACCCGTACGTCTATCCCGACAACCTGCCGCGGGTCAACGCCAAGGGCGGGCCCGAGGGCCGGCCCGGCTGCTGGCAACCGGTCACAAAAGATCTGTGGCCGGCTCCCTATCTGGTGATGGATACCGGAGCCTCGATCGCGCCATACAACCACCTCGAAGTCGGTCAACCGCTGGTGTCCGAGTACGTGTGGGGTCGTCAGGTCGGCGAGAACACCATTAACCCATAG
- a CDS encoding LGFP repeat-containing protein, whose amino-acid sequence MRTSAYRHTALAGLAAVALITAGCTDDKDVDASMSPQVGLISTSTVQTPPHPAEVKLIGERDVEVTLTGPIAAKYSAATEAQKQALGKPLTGDRNAGTRDSGVVFQQFQGGVIVAKNDEAGTPAYITAGKIREAWNVPRDAAGMPLITGDNGSAGPLGVPTSDETADGDLLVSTFEHGKVAYNTKTGEVEVTVDDKVVPSGL is encoded by the coding sequence ATGAGGACGAGCGCATACCGCCACACTGCACTTGCCGGTCTGGCTGCCGTCGCGCTGATCACCGCGGGCTGCACCGATGACAAGGACGTCGATGCGTCAATGTCTCCCCAGGTCGGATTGATCTCCACCTCAACGGTTCAAACCCCGCCGCATCCCGCGGAAGTAAAGCTCATCGGGGAGAGGGACGTCGAGGTGACGCTGACCGGCCCGATCGCTGCTAAGTACTCCGCGGCCACCGAGGCGCAGAAGCAGGCCCTCGGCAAGCCGCTGACGGGTGACCGCAATGCGGGCACCAGGGACAGCGGCGTGGTGTTCCAGCAGTTCCAGGGTGGCGTGATCGTGGCCAAGAACGACGAGGCGGGCACGCCGGCGTACATCACCGCCGGCAAGATCCGCGAGGCCTGGAATGTCCCGCGCGACGCTGCCGGCATGCCCCTCATTACCGGCGACAACGGCTCGGCAGGCCCGCTGGGTGTGCCCACCAGCGACGAGACCGCCGACGGTGATTTGCTCGTATCGACATTTGAGCACGGCAAGGTCGCGTACAACACGAAGACCGGCGAGGTCGAGGTGACTGTCGACGACAAGGTCGTACCCTCCGGGCTCTAG
- a CDS encoding dienelactone hydrolase family protein has translation MYFTSQQRLDDGVTLERDFILGDIPGILWTPVSASAPLPLILLGHSAGLPTMYPRLLTRAQHAVSAGLAAATIELPGGGARQRIDVLEQARADLRRALQAGKPVTDQIVDRLVLPLTAESVSEWQAALDCLLELPEIGGPVGYSGGLISVGTRLAVVEPRIRAAVLFAGSYVPRSVVAEARQVEIPLHVLLQWDDEGNDRQMALDLFDAFGSKQKTLQANMGGHTGVPQFAGEEAGRFFSRHLK, from the coding sequence ATGTACTTCACTTCTCAGCAGCGCCTCGACGACGGCGTCACCCTCGAACGCGACTTCATCCTCGGCGACATCCCAGGCATCCTATGGACGCCGGTATCCGCGTCCGCGCCACTTCCCCTGATCCTCTTGGGGCATTCCGCCGGACTACCGACGATGTATCCCCGATTGCTCACCAGGGCTCAGCACGCCGTGTCCGCGGGGCTCGCCGCCGCCACCATCGAGCTGCCCGGTGGCGGTGCGCGGCAGCGGATCGACGTCCTCGAGCAGGCTCGCGCTGATCTGCGCCGTGCACTGCAGGCCGGCAAGCCCGTCACAGACCAGATCGTCGACCGGCTCGTGCTCCCACTGACGGCAGAGTCGGTCTCGGAATGGCAAGCCGCCCTGGACTGCCTTCTCGAGCTGCCCGAGATCGGCGGCCCCGTCGGCTACTCAGGAGGCCTTATCTCGGTCGGCACCCGGCTCGCGGTCGTCGAGCCCCGGATCCGTGCCGCCGTCCTGTTCGCCGGGAGTTACGTTCCCCGCTCCGTGGTCGCCGAGGCCCGGCAAGTGGAAATCCCGCTGCACGTCCTACTGCAATGGGACGACGAGGGCAACGATCGGCAGATGGCCCTGGATCTGTTCGACGCCTTCGGGTCCAAGCAAAAGACGCTGCAGGCCAACATGGGCGGCCACACCGGCGTCCCGCAGTTCGCGGGAGAAGAAGCCGGCCGATTCTTCAGCCGGCACCTGAAGTAA
- a CDS encoding DUF1942 domain-containing protein, whose translation MTFSQIALKATAAAAGIAAAGLVAATPALADSESLQFGQAAEIPSNGGAISYTVSNLQPSGHNDGIWYSDVTARAVSGSPTPNISDFNARAVNSSTYADMKGNQTDGLPNQPIAPGSQATGRIYFDVRGGTAPDSVVYRDAGGTDKVVWKG comes from the coding sequence ATGACGTTCTCGCAGATCGCACTCAAGGCGACAGCAGCCGCTGCCGGTATTGCGGCAGCCGGACTCGTAGCGGCCACACCGGCGCTCGCTGACTCAGAATCACTGCAGTTCGGCCAAGCGGCCGAGATTCCGAGCAATGGAGGTGCCATCAGCTACACGGTGAGCAACCTGCAGCCCAGTGGTCACAACGACGGAATCTGGTATTCCGATGTCACGGCGCGGGCCGTGAGCGGCTCCCCCACCCCGAATATCTCCGACTTCAACGCGCGAGCGGTCAACAGTTCGACCTATGCAGACATGAAGGGAAACCAGACCGACGGCCTCCCCAACCAGCCGATCGCGCCGGGTAGCCAGGCAACCGGGCGAATCTACTTCGATGTTCGCGGGGGCACGGCGCCAGACAGCGTTGTCTATCGGGATGCCGGCGGCACCGACAAGGTGGTGTGGAAGGGCTAG
- a CDS encoding cellulose-binding domain-containing protein: MAGLNSHVKRWRTALHVGVSVLTVATGGLAVAPAAHAAAAAARLSVTSTWQTGFIARFVIVNSGSVPLSDWKLEFDLPMGESVSHTWSSNFTRYGTHYVLTPANWNRIVEPGGTATGGIRGVLSGSYVPPMNCVLNGLYPCS, from the coding sequence ATGGCGGGATTGAACAGCCACGTGAAGCGCTGGCGCACAGCGCTTCACGTGGGAGTGTCGGTGTTGACGGTGGCCACCGGTGGACTCGCCGTCGCGCCGGCGGCTCACGCGGCTGCGGCGGCCGCCAGGTTATCGGTGACATCGACGTGGCAGACCGGTTTCATCGCCCGTTTCGTCATCGTGAATTCCGGCAGCGTGCCGCTGTCGGATTGGAAACTCGAATTCGACTTGCCGATGGGCGAATCCGTGTCGCACACGTGGAGCAGCAACTTCACGCGATATGGCACGCACTACGTGCTGACCCCCGCGAACTGGAACCGCATAGTCGAACCTGGCGGCACGGCCACCGGCGGCATCAGGGGCGTGTTGTCCGGCTCCTACGTGCCACCAATGAATTGTGTGCTCAACGGGCTATACCCGTGTAGTTAG